One window of the Triticum dicoccoides isolate Atlit2015 ecotype Zavitan chromosome 3B, WEW_v2.0, whole genome shotgun sequence genome contains the following:
- the LOC119274692 gene encoding uncharacterized protein LOC119274692, with product MADASYRQRLRDAAKCRHCENTVISQTETIFRRPVNIQRHLNDLFRIEFPLRPTPDQFMEFYRVTHERYEAISFMSVPGVLYDGRPVQIPVTAPGYIEEQTYHTIVIRLDNGYVVEFLIQESKNYVVGLRVYRVENQRNAAPWFVFNTVTLPRYFGECIPINYPLSYTNVHLVLFGAGAVSDAVDFFSTYLDNPHQQSTDQGKLHCQLFFLLFGEGPRFRIAQQWARDNALNANRQHPEAVLLELMHDYSKLCDCSFHIYQYYVEIPFLDALLDDLKELSPFARTLSDAKKMLEPYEAKYGSAGLVFRRGDGKVILESLVGGELLLLNYNYKFCTRIQMRRAGYDGQWFERLSK from the exons ATGGCTGATGCTAGTTACCGTCAAAGACTGCGGGATGCAGCTAAATGTCGCCATTGTGAGAATACTGTCATTTCTCAAACTGAAACCATTTTTCGCAGACCCGTCAACATCCAGAGGCACCTGAATGACCTTTTCAGAATAGAATTTCCCTTGAGACCAACTCCAGATCAATTTATGGAATTCTATAGAGTTACTCACGAACGCTATGAAGCAATCTCTTTTATGTCAGTTCCTGGAGTTCTATATGATGGCAGACCTGTTCAGATCCCAGTCACGGCCCCTGGTTACATC GAGGAACAGACTTACCACACCATTGTCATACGCCTTGACAATGGATATGTTGTGGAGTTTCTTATTCAAGAATCAAAGAATTATGTTGTTGGGTTGAGAGTATATCGGGTTGAAAATCAGAGAAATGCTGCCCCTTGGTTTGTATTCAATACAGTGACATTACCTCGATACTTTGGAGAATGCATACCAATCAACTATCCCTTGAGCTACACTAATGT TCACTTGGTCTTATTCGGAGCTGGAGCTGTCTCGGATGCAGTGGACTTCTTTTCCACGTATCTGGATAATCCTCACCAGCAGTCTACAGATCAGGGTAAACTGCACTGCCAGTTATTCTTTCTGCTGTTTGGTGAAGGACCCCGGTTCCGTATTGCGCAGCAGTGGGCTAGAGATAATGCACTTAATGCCAATCGGCAGCATCCTGAAGCTGTTCTTCTCGAACTAATGCATGATTATTCCAAGCTCTGCGATTGTTCGTTTCATATATATCAATATTATGTTGAGATCCCTTTTCTCGATGCCCTTTTGGACGACCTGAAGGAGCTCAGTCCTTTTGCTCGTACCCTGTCTGATGCTAAGAAAATGTTGGAGCCATATGAGGCCAAATATGGGAGTGCTGGCTTGGTCTTCCGAAGAGGTGATGGCAAGGTTATATTGGAATCTTTGGTGGGTGGTGAACTGTTGCTCCTCAATTACAATTACAAGTTCTGTACAAGGATTCAGATGAGACGAGCAGGTTATGATGGTCAATGGTTTGAAAGGCTTAGCAAGTAG